In Bacillus sp. NP247, one DNA window encodes the following:
- a CDS encoding efflux RND transporter permease subunit has translation MNKIINFSLQNKFAVWLLTIIVTIAGIYSGLNMKLETIPDITTPVVTVTTVYPGATPEEVADKVSKPMEEQLQNLSGVNVVSSSSFQNASSIQVEYDFDKNMEKAETEIKEALANVKLPEGVKDSKVSRVNFNAFPVISLSVASKNESLATLTENVEKNVVPGLKGLDGVASVQISGQQVDEVQLVFKKDKMKELGLSEDTVKNVIKGSDVSLPLGLYTFKDTEKSVIVDGNITTIKALKELKIPAVPSAPSAQGSQNTGAGAQTPQMNPAAMNGIPTVTLDEIADIKEVGKAESISRTNGKEAIGIQIVKAADANTVDVVNAVKDKVKDLEKKYTDLEIISTFDQGAPIEKSVETMLSKAIFGAIFAIVIIMLFLRNIRTTLISVVSIPLSLLIAVLVIKQMDITLNIMTLGAMTVAIGRVVDDSIVVIENIYRRMSLSEEKLRGKDLIREATKEMFIPIMSSTIVTIAVFLPLGLVKGMIGEMFLPFALTIVFALLASLLVAVTIVPMLAHSLFKKESMREKEVHHEEKPSKLANGYKHILAWALNHKIITSSIAVLLLVGSLALVPIIGVSFLPSEEEKMIITTYNPEPGQTLEDVEKIATKAEKHFQNNKDVKTIQFSLGGENPMSPGQSNQAMFFVQYDNDTKNFEKEKEQVVKDLQKMSGKGEWKNQDFGASGGSNEIKLYVYGDSSEEIKPVVKDLQNIMKKNKDLKDVDSSIAKTYAEYTLVADQEKLSKMGLTAAQIGMGLSNQHDRPVLTTIKKDGKDVNVYVEAEKQNYDTIDDLTNRKITTPLGNEITVKDVMTVKEGETSNTVKHRDGRVYAEVSAKLTSDDVSKASAAVQKEVDKMDLPSGVDVSMGGVTKDIQESFKQLGLAMLAAIAIVYFVLVVTFGGALAPFAILFSLPFTIIGALVALLISGETLSVSAMIGALMLIGIVVTNAIVLIDRVIHKENEGLSTREALLEAGATRLRPILMTAIATIGALIPLALGFEGSGLISKGLGVTVIGGLTSSTLLTLLIVPIVYEALSKFKKKKVK, from the coding sequence GGTTTATCCTGGTGCTACACCAGAAGAAGTAGCTGACAAAGTTTCAAAACCGATGGAAGAGCAACTGCAAAATTTAAGTGGTGTAAACGTTGTTAGTTCGTCATCTTTTCAAAACGCATCTTCTATTCAAGTAGAGTATGATTTTGATAAAAATATGGAAAAGGCCGAAACAGAAATTAAAGAAGCTCTCGCGAATGTGAAACTTCCTGAAGGCGTAAAAGATTCGAAAGTTTCTCGAGTAAACTTTAATGCTTTTCCTGTTATTTCGTTAAGCGTAGCAAGTAAAAATGAATCTTTAGCTACGTTAACAGAAAATGTAGAAAAAAATGTTGTTCCAGGATTAAAAGGACTTGATGGTGTTGCATCTGTTCAAATTTCAGGTCAACAAGTAGATGAAGTACAACTTGTCTTTAAGAAAGATAAGATGAAAGAATTAGGTTTAAGTGAAGATACTGTAAAAAATGTGATTAAAGGATCGGATGTATCTTTACCACTTGGCTTATATACATTTAAAGACACGGAAAAATCAGTTATTGTAGATGGAAATATTACAACAATTAAAGCATTAAAAGAGCTAAAAATCCCAGCTGTACCTTCAGCACCTAGCGCTCAAGGTAGTCAAAATACTGGAGCTGGTGCACAAACGCCGCAAATGAATCCAGCCGCTATGAATGGAATTCCAACAGTTACATTAGACGAAATTGCTGACATTAAAGAAGTCGGGAAAGCAGAATCTATTTCTCGAACGAATGGAAAAGAAGCAATTGGAATTCAAATTGTGAAGGCCGCTGATGCAAATACAGTTGATGTTGTAAATGCAGTGAAAGATAAAGTAAAAGACCTTGAGAAAAAATATACAGACTTAGAAATCATCTCAACATTCGACCAAGGTGCACCGATTGAGAAATCAGTTGAAACAATGCTTAGCAAAGCAATTTTCGGGGCTATCTTTGCGATTGTTATTATTATGTTGTTCCTACGAAATATCCGAACAACATTAATCTCTGTCGTTTCTATACCACTTTCTTTATTAATTGCTGTTTTAGTTATAAAGCAAATGGATATTACGCTTAACATTATGACGCTTGGAGCAATGACAGTCGCTATCGGACGCGTCGTCGATGACTCAATTGTTGTTATTGAAAATATTTATCGACGTATGTCGTTATCAGAAGAAAAATTGCGCGGAAAAGATTTAATTCGTGAAGCTACGAAGGAAATGTTTATCCCAATTATGTCTTCTACCATTGTAACCATTGCTGTATTCTTACCTCTTGGACTTGTAAAAGGTATGATTGGTGAAATGTTCTTACCATTCGCCTTAACTATCGTCTTCGCTTTATTAGCATCGTTACTAGTAGCAGTTACAATCGTACCAATGCTAGCTCATTCTTTATTTAAAAAAGAGAGCATGAGAGAAAAAGAAGTACATCATGAAGAGAAACCAAGTAAATTAGCAAACGGTTATAAACACATACTTGCATGGGCTTTAAATCATAAAATCATTACATCAAGTATCGCTGTCCTTCTATTAGTTGGTAGTCTCGCACTTGTGCCGATTATCGGTGTAAGTTTCTTACCTTCTGAAGAAGAAAAAATGATTATTACAACGTACAATCCAGAGCCAGGTCAAACGTTAGAAGACGTTGAAAAAATTGCAACGAAAGCTGAGAAGCACTTCCAAAATAATAAAGACGTCAAAACAATTCAATTCTCATTAGGTGGCGAAAACCCAATGAGTCCTGGTCAATCAAATCAAGCAATGTTCTTCGTTCAATATGATAACGATACGAAAAACTTTGAAAAAGAAAAAGAACAAGTCGTGAAAGATTTACAAAAGATGTCTGGAAAAGGCGAATGGAAAAACCAAGATTTCGGAGCAAGTGGCGGTAGTAACGAAATTAAGCTATACGTTTATGGAGATAGCTCTGAAGAAATTAAGCCTGTCGTGAAAGACCTTCAAAATATCATGAAGAAAAACAAAGATTTAAAAGATGTTGACTCTAGTATTGCGAAAACATATGCAGAGTACACTTTAGTAGCAGATCAAGAAAAGCTAAGTAAAATGGGTCTAACGGCCGCTCAAATTGGAATGGGCCTTTCTAATCAACATGATCGCCCCGTTTTAACAACAATTAAAAAAGACGGTAAAGATGTAAATGTATATGTAGAAGCTGAAAAACAAAATTATGATACAATCGATGATTTAACAAATCGAAAAATTACAACACCACTTGGCAATGAAATTACTGTTAAAGATGTAATGACTGTAAAAGAAGGTGAAACTTCTAATACAGTAAAACATCGTGATGGTCGCGTTTATGCAGAAGTTAGTGCGAAATTAACATCGGATGATGTTTCAAAAGCATCTGCTGCCGTTCAAAAAGAAGTGGATAAAATGGATCTTCCTTCTGGTGTAGATGTTTCTATGGGCGGTGTTACAAAAGATATTCAAGAATCATTTAAGCAACTTGGCTTAGCGATGTTAGCTGCAATTGCCATTGTATACTTCGTTCTTGTCGTTACATTTGGCGGTGCCCTTGCACCATTCGCAATCTTATTCTCGCTACCATTCACAATCATTGGTGCACTTGTTGCCTTATTAATCTCTGGCGAAACATTAAGTGTCTCTGCAATGATTGGTGCGCTTATGTTAATTGGTATCGTTGTAACGAATGCAATCGTACTTATTGACCGCGTTATTCATAAAGAAAACGAAGGTCTATCAACACGTGAAGCATTACTAGAAGCTGGTGCAACACGTCTACGTCCTATCTTAATGACTGCAATTGCAACAATCGGGGCTCTTATCCCGCTTGCATTAGGATTTGAAGGTAGCGGCTTAATTTCTAAAGGGCTGGGAGTAACCGTAATTGGTGGATTAACAAGTTCAACGTTATTAACACTTCTTATTGTTCCAATCGTTTATGAAGCACTAAGCAAATTTAAAAAGAAAAAAGTAAAATAA
- the msrB gene encoding peptide-methionine (R)-S-oxide reductase MsrB, with protein MAVNEKVELATFAGGCFWCMVSPFEEMEGIIQVVSGYIGGHTENPTYKEVCSETTGHYEAVQITFDANKMPYEELLQIYWRQIDPTDVGGQFHDRGQSYETVIFYHNEEQHKKAETSKEELAKSGRFSKPIVTKILPAATFYPAEEYHQGYHKKNTFRYELYRKGSGRDAFIKQHWPKDNAHLKEKLNEMQFYVTQENGTEPPFRNEYWNHQEKGLYVDIVSGEPLFTSIDKFDSGCGWPSFTKPVMSASVKEKMDVSHNMTRTEVRSKEGDSHLGHVFPDGPGPNGLRYCINSAALRFIPKEDLEKEGYGDFLILFGDEK; from the coding sequence ATGGCTGTAAATGAAAAGGTAGAATTAGCTACATTTGCTGGAGGATGTTTCTGGTGCATGGTTTCGCCATTTGAAGAGATGGAAGGGATTATACAAGTTGTTTCAGGCTATATAGGTGGCCATACAGAGAATCCAACGTATAAAGAAGTGTGCTCGGAAACAACGGGACATTATGAGGCAGTACAAATTACATTTGATGCAAACAAAATGCCGTATGAAGAGTTGCTTCAAATATATTGGAGACAAATTGATCCAACGGACGTCGGCGGACAATTTCACGACCGTGGACAGTCTTATGAAACGGTGATTTTTTATCATAATGAAGAACAACATAAAAAGGCAGAGACTTCAAAAGAAGAACTTGCGAAGAGTGGGCGCTTTTCCAAGCCAATTGTGACAAAAATATTGCCGGCTGCTACGTTTTATCCAGCTGAAGAATATCATCAAGGATATCATAAGAAAAATACATTCCGCTATGAGTTATACCGTAAAGGATCAGGGCGAGATGCTTTTATTAAACAACATTGGCCAAAGGATAATGCCCATTTAAAAGAAAAACTCAATGAGATGCAGTTTTATGTAACACAGGAAAATGGTACAGAACCACCATTTCGAAATGAGTATTGGAACCATCAAGAGAAAGGTCTTTATGTAGACATCGTTTCAGGTGAACCGTTGTTTACTTCTATAGATAAATTCGATAGCGGATGTGGATGGCCGAGTTTTACGAAACCGGTTATGTCAGCTAGTGTAAAAGAAAAAATGGACGTTAGTCATAATATGACGCGTACGGAAGTGAGAAGTAAAGAAGGGGATTCACATCTAGGTCATGTATTCCCAGACGGCCCAGGACCAAATGGTCTTCGTTATTGCATTAATTCAGCGGCTCTTCGTTTTATTCCAAAAGAAGATTTAGAAAAAGAAGGATATGGTGATTTTCTAATTCTGTTCGGAGATGAAAAATAA
- a CDS encoding AI-2E family transporter, with product MQIKNLFQSKGFQRLIVLVLLALILYGMQSMLNLILITFMLTYLMDRFQKFISRKLDHFMPINRKIIIALLYVMLVAGIAITLFKYLPVLTIQISQLIYQFNVFLRNPPDSELIKYAVNAVNHMELSKYVGQGVDILYKSITNVGKFGIQVLLSVILSLFFLLEKARIVAFTSKFKESRLAIFYNEIEYFGKKFARSFGKVIEAQFLIAIVNCVLSVIALWILGFPQLLGLALMIFLLGLIPVAGVIISLFPLCMIAYNIGGIMYVVYIIVIVTVIHALESYVLNPKFMSQKTNLPIFYTFMVLIFSEHFLGVWGLIIGIPIFIFLLDVLDVTSDETEKDFSEK from the coding sequence ATGCAAATAAAAAACCTGTTTCAAAGCAAAGGATTTCAGAGGTTAATCGTATTAGTATTACTTGCTCTCATATTGTATGGGATGCAAAGTATGTTAAATTTAATTTTAATTACGTTTATGTTGACGTATTTAATGGATCGATTCCAAAAGTTTATTTCTCGTAAATTAGATCATTTCATGCCAATTAATCGGAAAATTATTATAGCGCTTTTATATGTAATGCTAGTGGCGGGAATTGCAATTACACTATTTAAATATTTACCGGTATTAACAATACAAATTTCACAATTGATTTATCAATTCAATGTATTTTTAAGAAATCCACCTGATAGTGAATTAATTAAGTATGCAGTTAATGCTGTTAATCATATGGAGCTTTCTAAATATGTAGGGCAAGGCGTAGACATTTTGTATAAATCTATTACGAATGTTGGGAAATTTGGCATTCAAGTTTTACTTTCTGTAATTTTAAGCTTATTTTTCTTACTTGAAAAAGCACGTATCGTTGCTTTTACTTCGAAATTTAAAGAAAGTCGACTTGCAATTTTCTATAACGAAATAGAGTATTTCGGAAAGAAATTTGCACGTTCATTCGGAAAAGTAATCGAAGCACAATTTTTAATTGCAATTGTTAACTGTGTGTTATCTGTTATCGCATTATGGATATTAGGATTCCCACAATTACTAGGCTTAGCGTTAATGATCTTCTTACTGGGTTTAATTCCAGTAGCGGGTGTTATAATCTCGTTATTCCCACTTTGTATGATTGCTTACAATATCGGCGGTATTATGTATGTCGTTTATATTATAGTTATAGTAACAGTAATTCATGCACTCGAGAGCTACGTGTTAAATCCAAAATTCATGTCACAAAAAACAAATTTACCGATTTTCTATACGTTTATGGTACTAATTTTCTCGGAACACTTTTTAGGTGTATGGGGACTTATTATTGGTATTCCGATCTTCATATTCTTATTAGATGTTTTAGACGTGACAAGTGATGAAACTGAGAAGGATTTTTCTGAAAAATAA
- the lrgB gene encoding antiholin-like protein LrgB: MTSTMTPYFGIVVSLIAYGIGTFLFKHSKGFFLFTPLFVAMVLGIVFLKVGNFTFEEYNTGGKMISFFLEPATIAFAIPLYKQVDKLKKYWWQILSAIVVGSICSVVVVFIVAKAIGLDTAVMNSMLPQAATTAIALPISESIGGIPAITSFAVIFNAVIVYALGALFLKTFRVKHPIAKGLALGTAGHALGVAVGIEMGEVEAAMASIAVTVVGVVTVVIIPMFMPFIG; the protein is encoded by the coding sequence ATGACAAGCACAATGACTCCATATTTCGGAATCGTCGTTTCATTAATTGCATACGGAATCGGAACGTTTTTATTCAAGCACTCAAAAGGATTCTTCTTATTTACACCACTATTCGTAGCAATGGTATTAGGGATTGTATTTTTAAAGGTAGGTAACTTTACCTTTGAGGAATATAATACGGGCGGAAAGATGATTAGTTTTTTCTTAGAGCCAGCAACAATCGCATTTGCGATTCCATTATATAAACAAGTTGATAAGTTAAAAAAATATTGGTGGCAAATTTTATCGGCTATCGTGGTTGGATCTATTTGTTCAGTGGTTGTTGTGTTCATTGTCGCAAAAGCAATTGGTTTAGATACAGCTGTAATGAACTCAATGTTACCGCAGGCAGCAACAACAGCAATTGCATTACCAATATCTGAAAGTATCGGTGGTATTCCAGCAATTACATCATTTGCAGTTATCTTCAATGCAGTTATCGTATACGCATTAGGAGCTTTATTCTTAAAAACATTTAGAGTTAAACATCCGATTGCTAAAGGTTTAGCTCTTGGGACAGCAGGACATGCGTTAGGGGTTGCAGTAGGGATCGAAATGGGTGAAGTAGAAGCAGCTATGGCAAGTATCGCTGTGACAGTAGTTGGTGTTGTAACAGTAGTTATCATTCCGATGTTTATGCCATTCATTGGGTAA
- the lrgA gene encoding antiholin-like murein hydrolase modulator LrgA yields MSTKKVYGFLSQIFVFSAIMLVSNIISTHLPIPMPSSVIGLVVLFSLLCLKVIKLEQVESLGTALTGIIGFLFVPSGISVINSLGVMSQYFVQILTVIVVATIILLAVTGLFAQLILGKDDKETKELKVVNKGSKHGKVA; encoded by the coding sequence ATGAGCACAAAAAAAGTATATGGATTTCTATCACAAATATTCGTTTTTTCAGCTATTATGTTAGTTTCTAATATTATCTCAACCCATTTACCAATTCCGATGCCGTCATCAGTAATCGGGTTAGTCGTTTTATTTAGTCTATTATGTTTAAAGGTTATTAAATTGGAGCAAGTTGAATCACTCGGAACAGCTTTAACAGGTATTATCGGATTCCTTTTTGTCCCATCAGGTATTTCAGTTATTAACTCTCTTGGTGTAATGAGCCAATATTTCGTACAAATCCTAACCGTAATCGTTGTCGCAACAATTATTTTACTTGCTGTAACAGGTTTATTTGCACAATTGATTTTAGGTAAAGATGACAAAGAAACAAAAGAGTTGAAAGTTGTAAACAAAGGAAGCAAACATGGAAAAGTCGCGTAA
- a CDS encoding LytTR family DNA-binding domain-containing protein encodes MLKVLVVDDEMLARDELKYLLEQTKEVEIIGEADCVEDALEELMKNKPDIVFLDIQLSDDNGFEIANILKKMKNPPSIVFATAYDQYALQAFEVDALDYILKPFDEERIVQTLKKYKKQKQIKLETKQDVKSVDVTTEMHKLALPIEESIVLVNIEDIIYVGLVDGKVTVKTMKETYVTHDTLVILEKKLPQTIFMRVHRSFVANINHISEIQPWFNSTYNLIMKEGSKVPVSRTYAKELKKLLRI; translated from the coding sequence GTGTTAAAAGTATTAGTAGTTGATGATGAAATGTTAGCACGGGATGAATTGAAATATTTATTAGAGCAAACAAAAGAAGTAGAGATAATTGGTGAGGCAGATTGTGTAGAGGATGCATTAGAAGAATTAATGAAAAACAAACCAGATATTGTTTTTTTAGATATTCAGTTATCTGATGATAACGGATTTGAAATCGCAAATATATTAAAGAAAATGAAAAATCCACCTTCAATTGTATTTGCTACTGCATATGATCAATATGCGCTGCAAGCATTTGAAGTAGATGCATTAGATTACATTTTAAAGCCATTTGATGAAGAACGTATCGTACAGACATTAAAGAAATATAAAAAACAAAAGCAAATAAAATTAGAAACAAAGCAAGACGTAAAGAGTGTAGATGTAACGACCGAGATGCATAAATTAGCATTACCAATTGAGGAATCAATTGTACTTGTCAACATTGAAGATATTATTTATGTAGGGCTTGTAGATGGGAAAGTAACTGTAAAGACAATGAAAGAAACATATGTAACACATGATACGCTTGTCATTTTGGAAAAGAAATTACCACAAACAATTTTTATGCGTGTTCATCGTAGTTTCGTTGCTAATATTAATCATATTTCTGAGATACAGCCGTGGTTCAATTCGACGTATAACTTAATTATGAAAGAGGGATCCAAAGTCCCAGTTAGCCGTACATATGCAAAAGAACTTAAAAAGCTGCTCCGTATTTAA
- the lytS gene encoding two-component system sensor histidine kinase LytS has protein sequence MLNLVLMMIERVGLIVILGFLLSHIKTFRRLLHKQDGYVDKFKLICIFSVFTIVSNYTGIEIAGNTIMNENWLQGVSSSSTIANTRIMGVGISGLLGGPIVGIGVGSIAGIHRYMLGGTTAASCAISSILAGVITGYIGYIFKKYNRTITPKFSAILSVFIVSLEMVMILLIVEDGISIVKTIAIPMILVNSFGSFILLSMIQAILRQEENAKALQTHKVLRIADKTLPYFRQGLTEESCKHVAQIIHRFTGTDAVSLTDTEKILAHVGLASDHHIPSHSLITGLSKSVLKTGEIMKAKSREIINCQHEGCPLQAAVVIPLTSHGNTIGTLKLYFKNSNQLSRVEEELAEGLAKIFSTQLELGEAELQSKLLQDAEIKALQAQINPHFLFNAINTVSALCRTDVEKARKLLLQLSVYFRCNLQGARQLLIPLEQELNHVHAYLSLEQARFPNKYEVKMYIEEALKVTLVPPFVLQLLVENALRHAFPKKQPVCQVEVHVFEKEGMVHFEVKDNGQGIESERLEQLGKMVVPSRKGTGTALYNINERLIGLFGKETMLQIESELEQGTKILFVIPKKVEEEKRSVKSISS, from the coding sequence ATGCTAAATTTAGTACTTATGATGATTGAACGCGTCGGACTTATTGTTATTTTAGGATTTTTACTTTCTCATATTAAAACATTTAGGCGCCTTCTTCATAAGCAAGACGGATATGTAGATAAGTTTAAGCTTATTTGTATTTTTTCAGTGTTTACAATTGTAAGCAATTACACAGGGATTGAAATAGCAGGAAATACTATTATGAATGAAAATTGGCTACAAGGTGTTTCTTCATCGAGTACAATTGCGAATACACGTATTATGGGTGTTGGAATTAGTGGATTGCTCGGCGGGCCTATCGTTGGAATTGGAGTAGGATCGATTGCTGGTATTCACCGTTATATGCTTGGTGGGACGACAGCGGCAAGTTGTGCAATCTCATCAATTTTAGCAGGAGTTATAACGGGTTATATTGGATACATTTTCAAAAAATATAATCGTACAATTACGCCTAAATTTTCAGCGATTTTAAGTGTTTTTATCGTTTCTTTAGAAATGGTTATGATTCTATTAATTGTAGAGGATGGAATTAGTATTGTGAAAACAATTGCGATACCGATGATCCTTGTGAATAGTTTCGGGAGCTTTATTTTACTTTCTATGATACAAGCCATTTTGCGTCAGGAAGAGAATGCAAAAGCTCTGCAAACACATAAAGTATTACGGATTGCCGATAAGACGTTACCATATTTTCGCCAAGGGTTAACAGAAGAGTCTTGTAAACATGTGGCACAAATTATTCACCGCTTTACGGGAACGGATGCGGTATCCTTAACAGATACAGAGAAAATCTTAGCTCACGTTGGATTAGCATCAGACCATCATATTCCTTCACACAGTTTAATAACAGGTTTATCAAAATCCGTATTAAAAACAGGGGAAATAATGAAAGCGAAGTCTCGTGAGATTATTAATTGTCAACATGAGGGGTGTCCATTACAAGCGGCAGTTGTTATTCCATTAACTTCACATGGAAATACGATAGGAACATTAAAACTTTATTTTAAAAACTCTAATCAATTAAGTCGTGTTGAAGAAGAGTTAGCGGAAGGGCTGGCGAAAATATTCTCCACACAGCTTGAGTTAGGTGAAGCTGAGTTACAAAGTAAGTTGTTGCAAGATGCCGAAATAAAAGCGCTGCAAGCACAAATCAATCCGCATTTTTTATTTAATGCAATTAATACGGTATCAGCTTTATGCCGAACGGATGTAGAGAAAGCGAGAAAATTATTATTGCAGCTTAGCGTTTATTTTCGTTGTAATTTGCAAGGGGCACGACAATTACTTATTCCATTAGAACAAGAGTTGAATCATGTACATGCATATTTATCGTTAGAGCAAGCGAGATTTCCGAATAAGTATGAGGTGAAGATGTACATTGAAGAGGCACTAAAGGTGACTTTAGTTCCACCATTTGTGCTTCAGCTATTAGTTGAAAATGCATTGCGCCACGCTTTTCCGAAAAAGCAGCCAGTGTGCCAAGTCGAGGTACATGTGTTTGAAAAAGAAGGGATGGTTCACTTTGAAGTAAAGGATAATGGACAAGGGATTGAGAGTGAACGTCTAGAGCAATTAGGAAAAATGGTAGTTCCATCAAGGAAAGGGACGGGAACAGCTTTATATAATATTAATGAACGACTTATCGGGTTATTTGGGAAAGAGACAATGCTTCAAATTGAAAGTGAATTAGAGCAAGGGACAAAGATCCTCTTTGTAATTCCGAAAAAAGTAGAGGAGGAAAAACGGAGTGTTAAAAGTATTAGTAGTTGA
- a CDS encoding BCCT family transporter, with translation MRMKSQKTDWPVFLISGGSLLLFVIAVILNKSYVEGVINSSFAASIKYFGAFWQVLLIGTFIVAMCMAFSKYGRVKLGGLEKPEIGTAKWLAIIMSTLLAGGGVFWAAAEPMYHLMTVPPIHEGISAGTKEAVMPALAQSYMHWGFLAWTILGTISAVVMMYGHYHKGMPLKPRTLLYPIFGEKLRKSFLGTMIDVFAIIAVAAGTIGPIGFLGLQASYGLQALFGIPDVFTTQLAIIICVVAVSTISAVTGINKGIQIISDLNVKLAILLMMFVLFFGPGGFIIDSFVSSFGFYINEFIPMSTYRGDTGWLGSWTIFFWGWFIGYGPMMAILVSRISRGRTIREIIVAIGIIAPIITTFWFTILGGSGVFYELMKPGSISAALSESGMPAAMIAITQQLPLSNIIGPAFLLLTILFVVTTGDSMAYSISMAVTGDGDPRISLRIFWSLIMGAVAAILLYMGEGSINALQSFIVVTAVPVSILLFPMLWLAPKVAGELALKQGIVEEKDKTAFLFQKASKSK, from the coding sequence ATGAGGATGAAGAGTCAAAAAACGGATTGGCCTGTATTTCTTATTAGCGGTGGCTCGCTTTTATTATTTGTAATTGCAGTTATTTTAAATAAAAGTTATGTAGAGGGAGTCATTAATAGCAGTTTTGCAGCTTCAATTAAATATTTTGGTGCCTTTTGGCAGGTTTTATTAATTGGTACATTTATTGTTGCGATGTGTATGGCGTTCTCGAAATATGGGAGAGTTAAACTTGGAGGATTAGAAAAACCTGAGATTGGTACGGCAAAATGGCTCGCTATTATTATGTCTACATTACTTGCCGGAGGTGGCGTTTTTTGGGCAGCAGCAGAGCCAATGTATCATTTGATGACGGTGCCACCAATACATGAAGGTATATCTGCTGGAACGAAAGAAGCGGTCATGCCTGCTTTAGCACAAAGTTATATGCACTGGGGTTTCTTAGCATGGACGATTTTAGGGACAATTAGTGCAGTAGTTATGATGTATGGGCATTATCATAAAGGTATGCCGTTAAAACCTCGAACGCTTTTATATCCTATTTTTGGGGAGAAATTGCGAAAGAGTTTTCTTGGAACAATGATTGATGTATTTGCAATTATTGCGGTAGCTGCAGGAACAATTGGCCCAATCGGATTTTTAGGATTACAAGCAAGTTATGGCTTACAAGCATTATTTGGAATTCCTGATGTGTTTACTACTCAATTAGCAATTATTATTTGTGTAGTGGCCGTTTCTACTATATCTGCGGTAACGGGAATTAATAAAGGGATTCAAATAATAAGTGATTTAAATGTTAAACTAGCGATTTTATTGATGATGTTTGTGTTATTCTTTGGACCAGGTGGATTTATTATTGATTCATTTGTTTCTTCGTTTGGATTTTATATAAATGAGTTTATACCAATGAGCACATATCGCGGGGATACAGGTTGGTTAGGATCGTGGACAATCTTCTTCTGGGGATGGTTTATTGGATATGGACCGATGATGGCAATTTTAGTGAGTCGAATTTCAAGAGGAAGAACGATTCGAGAAATCATCGTTGCAATTGGAATTATTGCACCTATTATTACAACGTTTTGGTTTACGATTTTGGGAGGATCAGGTGTGTTTTATGAGTTAATGAAGCCTGGCTCTATCTCGGCTGCATTAAGTGAATCTGGTATGCCAGCAGCTATGATTGCAATTACACAGCAGTTGCCACTCTCTAATATTATTGGACCAGCATTTCTTTTATTAACAATTTTATTTGTAGTAACAACAGGAGATTCAATGGCCTATTCTATCTCGATGGCAGTGACTGGAGATGGAGATCCTAGAATTAGCTTGCGAATTTTTTGGTCGCTTATTATGGGCGCAGTTGCAGCAATTCTTTTATATATGGGTGAGGGAAGTATTAATGCATTACAATCCTTTATTGTAGTGACGGCTGTTCCTGTATCAATTTTATTATTCCCGATGCTATGGTTAGCTCCTAAAGTTGCAGGGGAATTAGCATTGAAGCAAGGAATTGTAGAAGAAAAAGATAAAACAGCTTTCTTATTCCAGAAGGCTAGTAAATCAAAATAA